A single window of Nicotiana sylvestris chromosome 5, ASM39365v2, whole genome shotgun sequence DNA harbors:
- the LOC138869279 gene encoding uncharacterized protein produces the protein MIEANDKKVKTYNSKIDQIPGAPPVLKGVDSKKFIQRPFPEEAAPKPFPKKFRMPELPKYNGTSDPNKHVTAYTCTVKGNDIKNDEIESILLKKFGETLSKGAMMWYHNLAPNYIDLFTMLADSFIKAHAGAIKVATKKSDVFKIKQRENEMLREFVSRFQMEWMELLPISDDWAVQAFTQGLNERSSVASKLLKQNLIEYPAVTWSDDHNRYQSKIRTEDDQLGATSGSVYPSRLLVKETKPNKERYQPYIEDRRNAPRCNPLRNDRRIDRAQDPRGLINRARFDRNAGPTGAPHLSEYNFNVDVSDNVFAISKIRDAKWTRPIQSDPSQRNHNLVCEFHNTHGHKTEDCHQLREEVAPLLNKGHLREFFSDQAKNQFREREAAKMNEVNEPQHAIHMIL, from the coding sequence atgatagaagccaacgataagaaggtcaaAACCTATAACTCCAAGATCGACCagattccgggcgcacccccggtcctgaaaggtgtggattcgaagaagttcatacaaaggccattccccgaggaagcaGCCCCAAAACCctttccaaagaagttcagaatgccggaactcccaaagtataatgggacctcagaccccaataaacacgttactgcctacacttgcacggtaaagggcaacgatataaagaacgatgagatcgagtccataTTActaaaaaagtttggggaaacactctcgaagggggccatgatgtggtatcacaacttagctcctaactaCATAGATTTATtcaccatgctagcagactcctttataaaggcacatgccggtgccatcaaagtagcaacgaaGAAATCCGACGTTTTcaagattaagcaaagggagaacgagatgctacgagaattcgtatctcgctttcaaatggaatggatggagCTACTACCAATCTCCGACGATTGGGCagtgcaggctttcactcaaggtttgaatgaacgaagctcggtggcttcaaaactgttgaaacaaaatttgattgagtatccagctgtgacctggtcggacgaccacaaccggtaccagtcgAAAATCAGGACCGAAGATGACCAGTTAGGAGCCACCTCGGgttcagtatacccaagcaggctcctggtAAAGGagacaaaaccaaacaaagaaagatatcagccgtACATTgaagataggaggaacgccccgaggtGCAACCCACTtcgcaatgatcgaaggatagaccgagcACAAGACCCTCGGGGCCTCATCAACAGAGCTAGATTTGATAGGAATGCAGGGCCAACGGGTGCACCTcacttgtcagaatacaacttcaacgttgatgtaTCAGACaacgtgttcgccatcagtaaaatcagagatgccaagTGGACCAGGCCtatacaatcggatccttcacagaggaatcataacttagtatGCGAATTTCATAACACGCACGgccacaagaccgaggattgccaccaactccgagagGAGGTAGCTCCACTACTTAACAAAGGCCACCTCCGGGAATTCTTTAGCGAccaagccaaaaatcagttccgggaaagagaggcggccaagatGAATGAAgtaaatgagccacaacatgccATCCACATGATTTTGTGA